In one Haloplanus salinus genomic region, the following are encoded:
- a CDS encoding FAD-binding domain-containing protein has protein sequence MAEPPTVAVWHRDDLRVRDNAALAAAVDDGHPAPVFVADPTFYRSGMAADARLRFLHESLTGLDDRYASLGSGLALRHGDPAAILDALPVDRIYVNRSVTARYGRERDDRLFERDDVTTFAADGLDRTDRARGEYDWQAQADAYFDADPIRAPETLPPNPLDDGPTVEAVERAHGVDPTKRDAPTGGLAAAWERLRTFAADLDRYPGGIADPAAAEERTSHLSPYLQFGCLSVREAKRYVDREGTDRRGRRLFEERCYWNRHYSQKLVDWPGWTERAVNPVFRGLFRDRHDPDLAAAWKRGETGFPLVDASMRALRETGWLNFRTRAMCAAFYTYICQCWWKEGADHFYRHLIDGDAAINYTQWQSQSNLTGVHPVRLYDPRKQVREHDPDGTFVRRYVPELRDLPTEHLDRPERTPLAVQESSGVHIGEDYPRPVVDFEARRDETRRLFSRLADRAREALSDPEVRRRASLSQRHGRETGDDDDESGQRRLDDF, from the coding sequence ATGGCCGAACCGCCGACGGTCGCCGTCTGGCACCGCGACGACCTCCGCGTTCGCGACAACGCCGCCCTCGCCGCCGCGGTCGACGACGGCCACCCCGCGCCCGTCTTCGTCGCCGATCCGACGTTCTACCGGAGCGGGATGGCGGCCGACGCCCGCCTGCGCTTCCTCCACGAGTCGCTGACGGGCCTCGACGACCGCTACGCGTCGCTGGGCAGTGGGCTCGCCCTCCGTCACGGCGACCCGGCCGCGATCCTCGACGCCCTTCCCGTCGACCGGATCTACGTCAACCGGAGCGTCACCGCTCGCTACGGCCGGGAGCGGGACGACCGGCTGTTCGAGCGCGACGACGTGACGACGTTCGCCGCCGACGGGCTCGACCGAACCGACCGTGCCCGTGGCGAGTACGACTGGCAGGCACAGGCGGACGCGTACTTCGACGCCGACCCGATCCGAGCACCGGAGACGCTTCCGCCGAACCCCCTCGACGACGGGCCGACGGTCGAGGCGGTGGAGCGAGCGCACGGCGTCGACCCGACGAAGCGAGACGCCCCGACCGGCGGCCTCGCGGCGGCGTGGGAGCGCCTCCGTACGTTCGCCGCCGATCTGGACCGGTACCCCGGCGGGATCGCCGATCCGGCGGCCGCCGAGGAGCGGACCAGCCACCTCTCGCCGTACCTCCAGTTCGGTTGCCTCTCCGTCCGCGAGGCGAAGCGCTACGTCGACCGGGAGGGAACCGATCGGCGTGGCCGGCGCCTGTTCGAGGAGCGATGTTACTGGAACCGCCACTACAGCCAGAAACTGGTCGACTGGCCGGGCTGGACCGAACGGGCGGTCAACCCCGTCTTCCGGGGCCTGTTCCGTGACCGCCACGACCCCGACCTCGCGGCGGCGTGGAAGCGGGGCGAGACGGGGTTCCCGCTCGTCGACGCGAGCATGCGCGCCCTCCGCGAGACGGGGTGGCTGAACTTCCGCACCCGGGCGATGTGTGCCGCCTTCTACACTTACATCTGCCAGTGTTGGTGGAAGGAGGGCGCCGACCACTTCTACCGCCACCTGATCGACGGGGACGCGGCGATCAACTACACGCAGTGGCAGTCACAGTCGAACCTCACCGGCGTCCATCCGGTGCGGCTCTACGACCCACGCAAACAGGTCCGCGAGCACGACCCCGACGGCACCTTCGTCCGGCGGTACGTCCCCGAACTCCGCGACCTGCCGACCGAACATCTCGACCGCCCGGAGCGGACGCCACTCGCCGTCCAGGAGTCGTCGGGCGTCCACATCGGCGAGGACTATCCGCGGCCGGTCGTCGACTTCGAGGCGCGCCGCGACGAGACCCGCCGACTCTTCTCCCGCCTCGCCGACCGCGCCCGCGAGGCGCTTTCCGACCCGGAGGTCCGTCGGCGAGCGAGCCTCTCACAGCGGCACGGCCGGGAGACTGGTGACGACGACGACGAGTCGGGACAGCGTCGGCTCGACGACTTCTGA